Within Primulina tabacum isolate GXHZ01 chromosome 5, ASM2559414v2, whole genome shotgun sequence, the genomic segment ACCACACTTGAGGCAGATCGATCATTTCGCCTAACAGTTGCAGGGTGCAAAAAGAACTCTTCATCTGATTCAGGCACCTTTACTCGTATTGCCTTCATAGATTTATCATAAGTGACTGCAGTAGAAACTTCACCAAACAAAAACATTGGATCAGTATAACAATGAGCTTAAAGAATATCAACTATTGTTTTAATGATGGAATCTAATTATGTACATTATGAAATTTAAGAAAAggtatattttatgaaattttacacAATATGAAACTCATAGACTCCTCGTCATTTTTTGAGCTGGTTCCAACAAGGCCACCAATGTGATATGCAATTGAACTTCGAATAAAGGCATAGTCTTGATACTACTACTTTAATTAAGGAATCAAATGATTTTCTTCATTTAAGAAGAACATACTCCTAAGATAGTTCATGAAAGAATATCAAGATACCTTGTAGGCGAATTTTGGCGCACTGTTGCACGACACAGACACCCAATTCCTGGAACGATTTTGCAACTTCTCCTTGAGGATCAGCCACAACTTCAGGTATTCCGCTATCTCCAGAAGCTGACAGCTGTCAAGAAATCACATTTCAAGATACATGTGCATCATATATTGAGATCATTTTTACACATCCCTGTGTATCATTAAAGGAAAATACAAAAACAAGCAACAAACAAAGGTCCAGGTAATTAGCAGATATAATATTGGATGGTAATAATGCAGTCAGATGATAGTTCTTTATTTGTTATAatgtaatataataaaaataacaaaatgtaACTCGGTTGAGCTCTTCTAGAGACACATCTCATTATCTTGTTCTCCACACCATCATATTCGCGCAATCTTACTAAATTCTGCAAGTATACAGTTCATGGTCACATACGATTACTAATGGATTTGGTTATTTAACGCTTTATTTATTAGAAGACAGaatttaaaaggaaaaaaattgtaGTAAGGAACAATTTCAACCATAATAAAGTTACTTTTTAAAGCAATCATACTtttgagtttttcatttttcacaCTCTCCACATTTATTCCATCTCTGGCTCCCACATGATCAATTTATGTCACCTAGTAAAACTACGAATATTGGAGAAAATAATCAACTAAAATTATGAGGATTCAAAAATTATTCCAGTTGGTTATTGTTATGAACAAACAAAAATTTCTTCTCTTTTCTCACATTCCTTGGACAATATCAAGTGAGGCAAAGTACTCGCATACAAAGGATTTCCCATGACCATTGAAGTGGTAACAACTAACACAAAATTCAGAGTATGATATGAAATTTCATTACAAACAGAAAAGTTACTAAAATAGATTGAGCAGATTGTATTTAAAATTCTCTTTGAGATTTATTTACTCAGTAAAATcggtcatttttcttttcttttcaaagtgCAAATTGAATGAAACTTGTGGTTTGTAAAATTTAGCTTAAATCCCATCTCCCCATATTTATTTCAAGATACAACGCCATAAGATTAGAAATGAAGACTCACAGTTGGTCTGATTGGGAGCTCGAATAAATGGGGAATTCCAAACTGCTGGACAACCTGCATACAAACATAACCTCTAAGCATTCTAATATTTATGAATGAGAGGCTCCTACTGTAGTTTCAAATATCGAACAATTACAGTGGATTGAAGAAATATAATACATAAAACAGTAGAAGACCTGAGAACCTGAACCTCTGCCAAATGGATAGTAACGTTTTCCATCAGCATCAAAGTGACACATGTTCTCAACCACCGCAACACATGGTACCTATACACACAATCCACAAATCAAATAAGGGAAGAAAAATAGAGGAGACATGGAcaaatttgtaaaaaaataaaaacagatTCTTATGCTAATTTCACATTGAGAAAATTAGAAAAGTTTGTCCACGATCAAGTTAGATAGAAAACTCATGAGAGATCTAATAACCATGCCTTTAGCTTAGAAAACATGCGTACTCCTTTTGCGACATCTATGAATGCAAGCTTCTGAGGTGTGGTAACGATAACAGCGGCTGTCAATGGTACAACCTGAAAGTTTAATGTACCACAGTTAAATTCAGAAACACTCTGCAATATCAGTAATTCTTTGAAGTGCGTGAAAAGAAAAGTAACACATAAATTTCTTTAAACATAAACTACCAGTTCATCAGAGAAACACCTGACATAATGTAAGTTGAATATCACCCGTCCCAGGGGGCATGTCTATGACAAGGTAGTCAAGTTCACCCCTACACAGTACCAGCACAACACCTTGGATAAGACAAAGTTATTCATATAGtcaaatcaaattaaaaaaatgggCTCTATTTTGATAAAGATGACAACATCTCCATGTCAAGGcaatgaataaaaaaatcagCACTGAGTGAGACAATATTAATTATGTAAGACATGTACTGGACAGAAGAATATTATCTGGTTTTCACGGGCTATACAGAGTACTTTAGAAGCTATTATATACACTTTTTCAGCAGAATAAGGAAACAACAAAAGCAGAGGTATGGATGTGAAAAACAATGTGTTCCATCAATCAGAAAAGTAAGATCCAGAACCATAACTAAATCCGATCAGCTTTTGTGACGAAAACTGAGTTTGTGATCAAATGAGTAACAAAAAATACCATTCGGCAGTAGTTAGTAGTTGATCGATGACCCCTGAAACCATAGGGCCACGCATTATTGCACGGCCTTGTCCAGCAAATCCAAAAGATACAAGTTTAACACCCATGTATTCGGTTGGGATGATGGTTTTCTTCTCTGGGTTCTAGAAGATATTCTTTATTAGTTATTTTAGAATAAACCGCAGAAAGTAATTGTAGAGCAAAAGGATGAATAGTTACCATTTCAAGCAATCGATTTTCTGGGGACACCATTGTTGGCAAGCTAGGACCATATACATCAGCATCGAAGATGCCAACTCTTGCACCCATACCAGCTAAAGTATATGCAAGATTTACAGCTACAGTCGACTTTCCAACTCCTCCCTGCAATTGTTGgaatgtccatttatttaagaACAGTAAGCTGCTCTTGCAATTGTTGgaatgtccatttatttaagaACAGTAAGCTGCTCCCAACGAAAATAATTTGAACATTGAATGACACAGTGCAAGAAGGAATGCAAATGCAGGAAAGCTCAATAATCTAACTACATTAGTGGTAAAGTGAAATTGGAAGAGCTGTGTTAAACATTTCATGGTCTAAGACATGTGTGTCACAAAGTGTCAAATTTTACGGGTCTGAAAAAGGGATACAGATAGAGGCTTTCACCTGTCCAGAGAATATGGTATGATACTTGGCATAAAAGAAGGCTGTATTCTGATAAGTTTTCCCTCATTCAGTTGATATTTTAGTCATAAAAAATATGGCCAAAGACATTATACTGGACACCAAGATTGATTTGTACTTCACTAAAAGAAAGATACTTCACTAAAAGAAAGATAATTTCAGCTAGTTCCCAATAATACCATGAGCAAATGATAAGGGAAAGAACAGAGAGGTATAAGGAGTAAAAACTATAGTCTTTCTTATTTTCACATGCAACTTTTAAGCAATAATTTaattgagaaaatattttttaatcatttcatgtcatgtcattttaatttattatttattttccaTGCAATTATAGTTAAATaggaaataattataaattgatTTAGATGAAAATGCAAATGGAT encodes:
- the LOC142545567 gene encoding fe-S cluster assembly factor HCF101, chloroplastic isoform X1, translating into MQLLHSSPSSTLPFHRSARPVIVAGKSFTEPINIASVSSQRNLRTSWVPKAAQIQAATSDVSSQVAETDVLKALSQIIDPDFGTDIVSCGFVKDLSVSKESGEVSFRLELTTPACPVKDMFEQKAHEVVAAIKWVKNVKVTMSAQPARPVFTGQLPEGLRTISNVVAVSSCKGGVGKSTVAVNLAYTLAGMGARVGIFDADVYGPSLPTMVSPENRLLEMNPEKKTIIPTEYMGVKLVSFGFAGQGRAIMRGPMVSGVIDQLLTTAEWGELDYLVIDMPPGTGDIQLTLCQVVPLTAAVIVTTPQKLAFIDVAKGVRMFSKLKVPCVAVVENMCHFDADGKRYYPFGRGSGSQVVQQFGIPHLFELPIRPTLSASGDSGIPEVVADPQGEVAKSFQELGVCVVQQCAKIRLQVSTAVTYDKSMKAIRVKVPESDEEFFLHPATVRRNDRSASSVDEWTGEQKLQYSDVSEDIEPEEIRPMGNYAVSIAWPDGFNQIAPYDQLQMIERLVDVPQLLPL
- the LOC142545567 gene encoding fe-S cluster assembly factor HCF101, chloroplastic isoform X2, with the translated sequence MQLLHSSPSSTLPFHRSARPVIVAGKSFTEPINIASVSSQRNLRTSWVPKAAQIQAATSDVSSQVAETDVLKALSQIIDPDFGTDIVSCGFVKDLSVSKESGEVSFRLELTTPACPVKDMFEQKAHEVVAAIKWVKNVKVTMSAQPARPVFTGQLPEGLRTISNVVAVSSCKGGVGKSTVAVNLAYTLAGMGARVGIFDADVYGPSLPTMVSPENRLLEMNPEKKTIIPTEYMGVKLVSFGFAGQGRAIMRGPMVSGVIDQLLTTAEWGELDYLVIDMPPGTGDIQLTLCQVVPLTAAVIVTTPQKLAFIDVAKGVPCVAVVENMCHFDADGKRYYPFGRGSGSQVVQQFGIPHLFELPIRPTLSASGDSGIPEVVADPQGEVAKSFQELGVCVVQQCAKIRLQVSTAVTYDKSMKAIRVKVPESDEEFFLHPATVRRNDRSASSVDEWTGEQKLQYSDVSEDIEPEEIRPMGNYAVSIAWPDGFNQIAPYDQLQMIERLVDVPQLLPL